Proteins co-encoded in one Halorussus lipolyticus genomic window:
- a CDS encoding SAM-dependent methyltransferase, translating into MSHKDKYYNKSKQEGYRSRAAYKLKQIDRAEDLLHEGKTVVDLGAAPGGWLQVASEEVGTGTVVGVDLQRIKDVDGVETVRGDMTEESTKEEVRDIAGDAVDVVVSDMAPNMTGEYSVDHARSVHLARQAFETALDVLDTGGDFAVKVFEGQDLDDLRDEMDDEFEYVRTLRPDASRDSSSEVYLVAKGRMTAPVEEGDVLEVEIVDEGSEGDGVAKVESYTVFVPGADEGEVVEVEITEVKPRFGFGEVV; encoded by the coding sequence ATGAGCCACAAAGACAAATACTACAACAAATCTAAGCAAGAAGGCTATCGCTCTCGCGCCGCCTACAAACTCAAGCAAATCGACAGAGCCGAGGACCTCCTCCACGAGGGCAAGACCGTGGTGGACCTCGGGGCCGCACCCGGCGGGTGGTTGCAGGTCGCCAGCGAGGAGGTCGGAACCGGCACCGTCGTCGGCGTGGACCTCCAGCGCATCAAGGACGTAGACGGCGTGGAGACGGTCCGGGGCGACATGACCGAGGAGTCCACCAAGGAGGAAGTACGGGACATCGCGGGCGACGCGGTGGATGTGGTCGTCTCTGACATGGCACCCAACATGACCGGCGAGTACAGCGTGGACCACGCCCGGTCGGTCCACCTCGCCCGGCAGGCGTTCGAGACGGCACTCGACGTGCTGGACACCGGCGGGGACTTCGCGGTGAAGGTCTTCGAAGGGCAGGACTTAGACGATTTGCGCGACGAAATGGACGACGAGTTCGAGTACGTCCGGACGCTCCGACCCGACGCTTCGCGGGATTCCTCCTCGGAGGTCTATCTGGTCGCCAAGGGCCGGATGACTGCGCCGGTCGAGGAGGGCGACGTGCTGGAAGTCGAAATCGTAGACGAAGGCTCAGAGGGCGACGGCGTGGCCAAAGTCGAGAGCTACACCGTCTTCGTCCCCGGTGCCGACGAGGGCGAGGTGGTGGAGGTCGAAATCACCGAGGTCAAACCGCGGTTCGGATTCGGCGAAGTGGTCTGA
- a CDS encoding DUF7537 family lipoprotein, giving the protein MQRSALQLIAVSCLVALAGCSGALPGGANGADGQSPDDVSNPPGVSANGTDLAKLSSAHTEALNGSSFTLAFEVSQNSSASNRSMSATAAVGPDRENVHVNVSGAAQSMATYSTAEKRYLRVATAERVDYRVADRSADGLKLLPSSYAGTAYLNRFAGQVGANFTPDGVREDNGTTLVVLRADGSDVSAPNGTNVTDYDATLLVDEQGIIHRFEASARTERGDQWVRSSVTMTISDVNETTVAEPAWVDEARNQTQS; this is encoded by the coding sequence ATGCAACGCAGTGCCCTCCAGTTGATAGCAGTCAGTTGTCTCGTCGCGCTCGCCGGGTGTTCCGGCGCGCTCCCCGGCGGGGCGAACGGCGCGGACGGACAGTCCCCCGACGACGTGTCGAACCCGCCGGGCGTCTCGGCGAACGGGACCGACCTCGCAAAGCTGTCGAGCGCCCACACCGAGGCCCTGAACGGGAGTAGCTTCACCCTCGCCTTCGAGGTATCCCAGAACAGTTCGGCGTCGAACCGGTCGATGAGTGCGACCGCCGCGGTCGGCCCCGACCGCGAGAACGTCCACGTGAACGTCTCGGGTGCGGCCCAGTCGATGGCCACCTACTCGACTGCAGAGAAGCGATACCTCCGAGTCGCCACCGCCGAGCGCGTGGACTACCGAGTGGCCGACCGGAGCGCCGACGGCCTGAAACTCCTCCCGTCGTCCTACGCGGGCACCGCCTACCTCAATCGGTTCGCCGGGCAGGTCGGCGCGAACTTCACGCCCGACGGCGTTCGGGAGGACAACGGGACGACGCTGGTGGTCCTCCGGGCCGACGGAAGCGACGTGTCGGCACCCAACGGGACGAACGTCACCGACTACGACGCGACCCTTCTGGTGGACGAGCAGGGCATCATCCACCGCTTCGAGGCCTCGGCCCGGACCGAGCGCGGCGACCAGTGGGTCCGGAGTTCGGTCACGATGACGATTTCGGACGTGAACGAGACGACTGTCGCGGAACCGGCGTGGGTGGACGAGGCCCGAAATCAGACGCAGAGCTGA
- a CDS encoding queuosine precursor transporter, translating to MSDGPREGAYRDTAPLPTGRIALVALFVTALVTAQLTASKLLGFSIPFSLPFTESLLVMPGAALAYAVTFFASDCYSELYGPDEAHKVVNVGFAMNFVLLALVWSTIFAPTAPFSPIDPATFESVLGASLNIVVASLLAYLVSQHWDVRVFHAIREATDGDHLWIRNVGSTATSQLLDTLIFVSVGFAVVPALRGGDVQTVNQLLGLALGQYLLKLTIAVADTPFVYVVVGYLRSRGSAAPAPRTAD from the coding sequence ATGAGTGACGGCCCGCGAGAGGGCGCGTATCGAGACACCGCGCCGCTCCCCACCGGCCGCATCGCGCTGGTCGCGCTGTTCGTTACCGCGCTGGTGACCGCACAGCTTACGGCGTCGAAACTCCTCGGGTTCTCGATTCCGTTCTCGCTCCCGTTCACCGAGAGCCTGCTGGTGATGCCCGGCGCGGCGCTGGCCTACGCCGTCACCTTCTTCGCCTCGGACTGCTACTCGGAACTCTACGGTCCCGACGAGGCCCACAAGGTCGTCAACGTCGGGTTCGCCATGAACTTCGTCCTGCTGGCGCTGGTCTGGTCCACCATCTTCGCGCCCACTGCGCCGTTCAGTCCCATCGACCCCGCGACGTTCGAGAGCGTCCTCGGCGCGAGCCTCAACATCGTCGTCGCCAGCCTGCTCGCCTATCTCGTGAGCCAGCACTGGGACGTGCGCGTGTTCCACGCCATCCGCGAGGCCACCGACGGCGACCACCTCTGGATTCGCAACGTGGGTTCGACAGCGACCAGCCAACTGCTCGACACCCTCATCTTCGTCTCCGTCGGGTTCGCAGTCGTGCCCGCGCTCCGCGGCGGCGACGTGCAGACGGTCAACCAACTGCTGGGCCTCGCGTTGGGCCAGTACCTCCTCAAACTCACCATCGCGGTGGCCGACACCCCCTTCGTCTACGTCGTGGTGGGCTACCTCCGGTCTCGTGGGTCGGCCGCGCCTGCGCCGCGGACCGCAGACTGA
- a CDS encoding ribbon-helix-helix domain-containing protein, whose product MSKISVEVPDELLEDLDSHVGEEGKFVNRSEAVRASVRKMLDVLDEIDERHGRLEDE is encoded by the coding sequence ATGAGCAAGATAAGCGTGGAAGTGCCCGACGAGCTCCTCGAAGACCTCGATTCCCACGTCGGCGAGGAGGGCAAGTTCGTCAACCGGAGCGAGGCCGTCCGGGCGTCGGTCCGGAAGATGCTGGACGTGCTGGACGAAATCGACGAGCGTCACGGACGGTTGGAAGATGAGTGA
- a CDS encoding twin-arginine translocase subunit TatC, translating into MSGTGSSIVDEDTANAVNSGRETIGAMLSTAQTHLQKVFIVFLVGFVASFYALRTAGWPFLKAVTKAQMPPSLAESVTVIAVTPFDVILLQAKIGAIAGGVVALPVLLYYSRDSLRQRSWYPGAPIARWKIALLVLLAIGLFFGGMVYGYGVFFPLMFKFLAENAITAGFETRYSIVKWTEFIAFLSLSFGLAAELPLVMSGLGYTGIVPYETFRDKWRYAIMGIFVFGAVASPPDPFTQVMWATPLILLYAFSLYLTKIVVTLKRGSDQLSFAGVVRDNAIRVLGAPALVFLLVRMFFTQAGVEAVNAQLPSQYALPTVDAVFGLPRTESVLLVSGIVALVAFVVAFLYYLTQELNEVQTAVQATAPPAGDPADIDLENLDAGAVRAAPPEVFEEMTEDEAVGHAGEAMEADDAEKAQAILDRYDELHPEEEEGDDAADETIPTEDEVKDDDEDLNEATFPREPDRPESASDLMESTAAGMADAFTEDETTEDDIGGWAYDIRFILESLTSKMFRIVGVFMAVLAGVFMFLYRGGIGLIREDFLSRLPAEVRPETGSGETVLNIVTLHPVEALVFEVKIATLLGAVAVLPLVLYYAWPALKERGLASGSRNVFGLWSGTIAVGLIAGSALGYAVVAPSIISWLVADAVRAEMIISYRVNNFFWLVFFTTAGIGLLADIPLTMWLFERGGIVSFDAMKDRWREVTIAVFAAAGLLTPDSLYTMFLIAIPISIAYLIGLGGLWVITLGGRRS; encoded by the coding sequence ATGTCCGGGACTGGAAGTAGTATCGTCGACGAGGACACCGCGAACGCAGTCAATAGCGGCCGCGAGACCATCGGAGCGATGCTCTCGACGGCTCAGACACACCTGCAAAAAGTCTTCATCGTCTTCCTCGTCGGCTTCGTCGCTTCTTTCTACGCGCTCCGCACGGCCGGGTGGCCCTTCCTGAAGGCAGTCACCAAGGCCCAGATGCCACCGTCACTGGCCGAATCCGTCACCGTCATCGCGGTGACTCCCTTCGACGTGATTCTGTTACAGGCCAAAATCGGTGCCATCGCGGGCGGTGTCGTGGCACTCCCCGTCTTGCTCTACTACTCGCGCGACTCGCTCCGCCAGCGGTCGTGGTACCCCGGCGCGCCCATCGCTCGCTGGAAAATCGCCCTCCTCGTCCTGCTAGCCATCGGCCTGTTCTTCGGCGGCATGGTCTACGGCTACGGCGTATTCTTCCCGCTGATGTTCAAGTTCCTCGCCGAGAACGCCATCACCGCGGGCTTCGAGACGCGCTACTCCATCGTGAAGTGGACCGAGTTCATCGCCTTCCTCTCACTGTCGTTCGGCCTCGCCGCCGAACTCCCGCTGGTGATGAGCGGTCTGGGCTACACCGGCATCGTCCCCTACGAAACCTTCCGCGACAAGTGGCGCTACGCCATCATGGGCATCTTCGTGTTCGGCGCAGTCGCCTCGCCCCCGGACCCCTTCACGCAGGTCATGTGGGCGACGCCGCTCATCCTGCTGTACGCCTTCAGCCTCTATCTCACGAAAATCGTCGTGACGCTCAAGCGCGGGAGCGACCAACTCAGCTTCGCTGGCGTCGTTCGAGACAACGCGATACGGGTTCTCGGCGCACCCGCGCTGGTCTTCCTGCTGGTCCGCATGTTCTTCACGCAGGCGGGCGTCGAGGCGGTCAACGCCCAACTCCCCTCCCAGTACGCGCTTCCGACGGTGGATGCCGTCTTCGGCCTGCCGCGAACTGAGTCGGTCCTCCTCGTGTCGGGCATCGTCGCGCTCGTCGCGTTCGTGGTGGCCTTCCTCTACTACCTGACCCAAGAACTCAACGAGGTCCAGACCGCGGTGCAGGCCACCGCACCGCCGGCGGGCGACCCCGCCGACATCGACCTCGAAAACCTCGACGCCGGTGCAGTCCGGGCCGCTCCTCCGGAGGTCTTCGAGGAGATGACCGAGGACGAGGCCGTCGGCCACGCTGGCGAGGCCATGGAGGCCGACGACGCCGAGAAGGCCCAAGCCATCCTCGACCGGTACGACGAACTCCACCCCGAAGAGGAGGAAGGCGACGACGCCGCCGACGAGACCATCCCGACGGAAGACGAGGTGAAGGACGACGACGAGGACCTCAACGAGGCCACCTTCCCGCGCGAACCCGACAGGCCCGAGTCCGCGAGCGACCTGATGGAGAGTACGGCCGCGGGCATGGCCGACGCCTTCACCGAGGACGAGACCACCGAGGACGACATCGGCGGGTGGGCCTACGACATCCGGTTCATCTTGGAGAGTCTGACCTCGAAGATGTTCCGCATCGTGGGCGTGTTCATGGCCGTCCTCGCTGGCGTGTTCATGTTCCTCTACCGGGGCGGTATCGGCCTCATCCGCGAGGACTTCCTCTCGCGGCTTCCGGCCGAGGTTCGGCCCGAAACGGGGTCGGGCGAGACGGTGCTGAACATCGTGACGCTCCACCCGGTCGAGGCCCTCGTCTTCGAGGTCAAGATTGCGACCCTACTGGGTGCCGTGGCGGTCCTTCCGTTGGTCCTCTACTACGCGTGGCCCGCGCTGAAGGAGCGCGGACTCGCCTCGGGGAGTCGTAACGTGTTCGGTCTCTGGTCGGGCACCATCGCGGTCGGTCTCATCGCCGGAAGCGCGCTGGGCTACGCCGTCGTCGCGCCGAGCATCATCTCGTGGCTGGTCGCCGACGCGGTTCGCGCCGAGATGATTATCTCCTACCGGGTCAACAACTTCTTCTGGCTGGTGTTCTTCACCACCGCCGGAATCGGCCTGCTGGCCGACATCCCCCTGACGATGTGGCTGTTCGAGCGCGGCGGCATCGTCTCGTTCGACGCGATGAAAGACCGCTGGCGCGAGGTGACGATTGCGGTGTTCGCCGCCGCGGGTCTGCTCACGCCCGACAGCCTCTACACGATGTTCCTCATCGCCATCCCGATTTCCATCGCGTACCTCATCGGGCTTGGCGGATTGTGGGTCATCACGCTCGGCGGTCGGCGGTCGTAG
- the tatC gene encoding twin-arginine translocase subunit TatC: MADESEATASNLSPTEDTGGPRETEALNNPPTAPDEPLEDEEMPLADHIEEMIKRLAVVIVIAGGVTAIALPFSEQVINFLWYNIMPFEQLGEQARPRLYHPLALVLTRLKVASLAGVILALPVFVYQTYLFMRPGLYPHERRYYLSAVPTSLVLAFVGVSFAYFLVLPAVFTYFITYTEDAAALAFGLTKTFNLILMLMGYLAVVFQIPLFIMLAIMMGLTTRQWLADRRLLFWGGFLGISFLFTPDPTGMAPILVTLTMITLFEGTLMLLKWTGN; encoded by the coding sequence ATGGCTGACGAATCGGAGGCGACGGCCAGCAATCTCTCGCCCACGGAGGACACCGGTGGTCCGAGAGAGACGGAAGCGCTGAACAACCCGCCCACAGCGCCGGACGAGCCGCTCGAAGACGAGGAGATGCCGCTGGCCGACCACATCGAGGAGATGATAAAGCGGCTAGCGGTCGTCATCGTAATCGCGGGGGGCGTGACCGCAATCGCGCTCCCGTTCTCCGAGCAAGTCATCAACTTCCTCTGGTACAACATCATGCCGTTCGAGCAGTTGGGCGAGCAGGCCCGACCACGGCTCTACCATCCCCTCGCGCTGGTGCTGACCAGACTCAAGGTCGCCAGTCTCGCGGGCGTCATCCTCGCGCTTCCGGTGTTTGTCTATCAGACGTACCTGTTCATGCGGCCGGGACTCTACCCCCACGAGCGCCGGTACTACCTCTCGGCGGTCCCGACCAGCCTCGTGCTGGCGTTCGTCGGCGTGAGTTTCGCGTACTTCCTCGTCCTCCCGGCGGTGTTCACCTACTTCATCACCTACACCGAGGACGCGGCGGCGCTCGCGTTCGGCCTGACCAAGACGTTCAACCTCATCCTGATGCTGATGGGCTATCTGGCGGTCGTGTTCCAGATTCCGCTGTTCATCATGCTCGCCATCATGATGGGGCTGACCACCCGGCAGTGGCTGGCCGACCGCCGTCTGCTGTTCTGGGGCGGTTTCCTCGGCATCTCGTTCCTGTTCACGCCGGACCCGACCGGGATGGCACCCATCCTCGTGACGCTCACGATGATTACCCTGTTCGAGGGGACCCTGATGCTGTTGAAGTGGACCGGCAACTGA
- the larE gene encoding ATP-dependent sacrificial sulfur transferase LarE → MATVAEKARALRDDLAEREGVLIAFSGGVDSSVVAALAHDALGEDAVACTAKSETLPEAELDDAKRVADEIGIRHEIVSFSELDDPDFVANDGDRCYHCRTMRLGKMFETADELGIPVVCDGTNASDADSGHRPGMQAVEELDAYSPLLAHGIDKDEVRQIADERDLSVADKPSMACLSSRIPTGLEVTEEKLSRVEQAESLLRQWGFSQFRVRDHDGLARIEVAEDELETALNPDFVESARDHMTGLGFDHVTLDLHGYQTGSVSPEGDDEEGESDEPLVEDVFSSEYPTAE, encoded by the coding sequence ATGGCTACCGTAGCGGAGAAAGCGCGGGCGCTTCGAGACGACCTCGCCGAGCGCGAGGGCGTGCTTATCGCCTTCTCGGGCGGGGTGGATTCGAGCGTGGTCGCGGCGCTGGCCCACGACGCGCTGGGCGAGGACGCCGTGGCCTGCACCGCCAAGAGCGAGACCCTGCCGGAGGCCGAACTGGACGACGCCAAGCGAGTCGCCGACGAAATCGGGATTCGCCACGAAATCGTCTCCTTCTCGGAGTTGGACGACCCCGACTTCGTGGCCAACGACGGCGACCGGTGTTACCACTGCCGGACGATGCGTCTGGGCAAGATGTTCGAGACGGCCGACGAGTTGGGGATTCCGGTGGTCTGCGACGGCACGAACGCCAGCGACGCCGACAGCGGCCACCGGCCCGGAATGCAGGCGGTCGAGGAGTTAGACGCCTACTCCCCCTTACTAGCCCACGGCATCGACAAGGACGAGGTTCGGCAAATCGCCGACGAGCGTGACCTCTCGGTCGCCGACAAGCCCTCGATGGCGTGTCTCTCGTCGCGGATTCCCACCGGTCTGGAAGTCACCGAGGAGAAACTCTCCCGAGTCGAGCAGGCCGAATCTCTGCTTCGCCAGTGGGGGTTCTCGCAGTTCCGCGTCCGGGACCACGACGGTCTGGCCCGCATCGAAGTCGCCGAGGACGAACTGGAGACCGCCCTGAATCCCGATTTCGTCGAGTCCGCCCGTGACCACATGACCGGTCTCGGGTTCGACCACGTGACGCTGGACCTCCACGGCTACCAGACCGGGAGCGTCAGCCCCGAGGGCGACGACGAGGAGGGAGAGTCGGACGAACCGCTGGTCGAAGACGTGTTCTCCTCGGAGTATCCGACCGCCGAGTAG
- a CDS encoding winged helix-turn-helix domain-containing protein: MADETGKTTTEPPAENTVLTDVLGPHAKVKILVALLGENDRDLNPTDISRLAGIDRSTFYEHIDDLVAYGVVEETRTVGNSQMYQINRDNPAAEDLAQLEWDLLDCIPEE; the protein is encoded by the coding sequence ATGGCCGATGAAACCGGCAAAACAACTACCGAACCGCCAGCCGAGAACACCGTCCTCACTGACGTTCTCGGCCCGCACGCGAAGGTGAAAATCCTCGTCGCGCTACTCGGAGAAAACGACCGCGACCTCAATCCCACCGACATCTCCCGACTGGCGGGCATCGACCGAAGCACCTTCTACGAACACATCGACGACCTCGTTGCCTACGGCGTGGTCGAGGAGACCCGAACTGTCGGCAATAGCCAGATGTACCAAATCAACCGCGACAACCCCGCCGCCGAGGACTTGGCCCAGTTGGAGTGGGACCTGCTGGACTGCATCCCCGAGGAGTAG
- a CDS encoding MutS-related protein translates to MELEAIPGVGSKTASALSELDDPERALKTGDVAEIASAPGITEGRAAAIARGAIRERHGDPGGFLATDRAKEIYRDALGLLKDRTVTGYGEKRLETLYPSGVRSRIEEVREFAQKALGRTPDPEVLDALAEVEPLSSPRDVTVRDRCLATADAERYSEAQQAIPELTVEVVEDARDLADLARGYSTVVALDEEFAGVTIEGDVRVEPDALERPAEIVPERVLAFYAANRDCLQAAARVHRTAGIDPPLDIDALEDALNRVASDGTVVGDDELDRLSRAIDDLDAAVSTAESVANDALRDAIEEQDVTVEGSDLLSLVEQGAGVDSLLSRELSDEYDAAVERAREELIDSLDLDSGEAEVARRAFPEEPSFPVERDEEVVSRLREDLQAAKDRRATSRKRELAADLADRREDAEELVRTALELDVELAVARFARDFDCVMPEFVGEDSAASASGFEIVGGRSPLLDVDFGAVEPVDYDVSGVALLSGVNSGGKTSTLDLVALVTILAHMGLPVPAEAVRIEQFGELHYHAKTQGTLDAGAFESTLREFAGLTEGRADRLVLVDELESITEPGASAKIIAGILEELRGRDVTGVFVSHLAAEIREMADYDVPVDGIEAKGLEDGELVVNRSPVKNHLARSTPELIVEKLAGDSDGEFYDRLLKKF, encoded by the coding sequence ATGGAGTTGGAGGCGATACCGGGCGTCGGGTCGAAGACGGCGTCGGCGCTCTCGGAGTTGGACGACCCAGAGCGGGCGCTGAAGACGGGCGACGTGGCCGAAATCGCCAGCGCGCCGGGCATCACCGAGGGCCGGGCGGCGGCCATCGCCCGAGGAGCCATCCGGGAGCGCCACGGCGACCCCGGCGGCTTTCTGGCGACCGACCGGGCCAAGGAGATTTACCGGGACGCGCTCGGCCTGCTCAAAGACCGGACGGTGACGGGATACGGCGAGAAGCGCCTCGAAACCCTCTATCCCAGCGGCGTCCGGTCGCGCATCGAGGAGGTCCGGGAGTTCGCCCAGAAGGCCCTCGGCCGGACGCCCGACCCCGAGGTGCTGGACGCGCTGGCTGAGGTGGAACCGTTGTCCTCGCCGCGGGACGTGACGGTCCGCGACCGATGTCTGGCGACCGCCGACGCCGAGCGATACAGCGAGGCCCAGCAGGCGATTCCCGAGTTGACAGTCGAGGTGGTCGAGGACGCCCGCGACTTGGCGGACCTCGCGCGAGGCTACTCGACGGTGGTCGCGCTGGACGAGGAGTTCGCCGGGGTCACGATTGAGGGCGACGTGCGAGTCGAACCCGACGCCTTGGAGCGCCCGGCCGAAATCGTGCCGGAGCGCGTGCTGGCGTTCTACGCCGCGAACCGCGACTGCTTGCAGGCCGCCGCGCGAGTCCACCGGACTGCGGGCATCGACCCGCCGCTGGACATCGACGCGCTGGAGGACGCCCTTAATCGGGTGGCCTCGGACGGCACCGTGGTCGGCGACGACGAATTAGACCGACTCTCGCGGGCCATCGACGACTTGGACGCCGCGGTTTCGACCGCCGAGAGCGTCGCCAACGACGCGCTCCGGGACGCCATCGAGGAGCAGGACGTGACCGTCGAGGGGTCGGACCTCCTCTCGCTGGTCGAACAGGGCGCTGGCGTCGATTCCCTGCTGTCTCGGGAGTTGAGCGACGAGTACGACGCCGCGGTCGAACGGGCCCGCGAGGAGCTAATCGACTCGCTCGATTTGGACTCCGGCGAGGCCGAAGTGGCCCGCCGGGCCTTCCCCGAGGAGCCGAGTTTCCCGGTCGAACGCGACGAGGAAGTGGTCTCGCGCCTCCGCGAGGACCTACAGGCCGCCAAGGACCGCCGGGCGACCAGTCGGAAGCGCGAACTCGCGGCGGACCTCGCAGACCGGCGCGAGGACGCCGAAGAACTGGTTCGGACCGCGCTGGAGTTGGACGTGGAACTGGCCGTCGCCCGCTTCGCTCGGGACTTCGACTGCGTGATGCCCGAGTTCGTCGGGGAGGACTCGGCGGCGTCTGCATCCGGATTCGAAATCGTCGGCGGGCGCTCGCCCCTGCTGGACGTGGATTTCGGGGCAGTCGAACCTGTGGACTACGACGTGTCCGGCGTGGCCCTCCTCTCGGGAGTCAACAGCGGCGGGAAGACCTCGACGCTGGATTTGGTCGCGCTGGTCACGATTCTGGCCCACATGGGCCTGCCGGTGCCCGCCGAGGCGGTCCGCATCGAGCAGTTCGGCGAACTCCACTACCACGCCAAGACGCAGGGGACGCTGGACGCCGGGGCCTTCGAGTCCACGCTGAGGGAGTTCGCGGGGCTAACTGAGGGGAGAGCAGACAGGTTGGTCCTCGTGGACGAGTTGGAGAGCATCACCGAACCCGGCGCGAGCGCCAAGATTATCGCGGGCATCCTCGAAGAACTGCGCGGCCGGGACGTGACCGGCGTGTTCGTCTCCCACCTCGCCGCGGAGATTCGGGAGATGGCCGACTACGACGTGCCGGTGGACGGCATCGAGGCCAAGGGACTGGAGGACGGCGAGTTGGTCGTGAACCGCTCGCCGGTGAAGAATCACTTAGCGCGCTCGACGCCGGAGTTGATTGTCGAGAAACTGGCCGGGGACTCGGACGGGGAGTTCTACGATAGACTACTAAAGAAGTTTTAA
- a CDS encoding ORC1-type DNA replication protein produces MADDPEEGMLSWDESVFRDEHVFEIDYVPETFAHRESEMRSLKYALRPAARGSRPLNVIARGPPGTGKTTAVQKVFGELGAQTDVRTVRVNCQVDSTRYSVFSRVFEGIFEYEPPSSGISFKKLFRQITEKLVEEDEVLVVALDDVNYLFYEGEASDTLYSLLRAHEAHSGAKIGVIVVSSDLNLDVIEDLDGRVQSVFRPEEVYFPVYDREEIVDILQERVDRGFHEGVISADVLDRVAELTAESGDLRVGIDLLRRAGLNAEMRASRTVNLEDVEEAYEKSKYVHLSHSLQALSDSEIELLQVIAENDGERAGDVYDAFHDQTGLGYTRYSEIINKLDQLDIIDATYTNVEGRGRSRQLSLRYDPDAVLNRLEDS; encoded by the coding sequence ATGGCAGACGACCCCGAGGAGGGGATGCTCTCGTGGGACGAATCCGTGTTCCGGGACGAACACGTCTTCGAAATCGACTACGTTCCCGAGACGTTCGCCCACCGCGAAAGCGAGATGCGGAGTCTGAAGTACGCGCTCCGCCCCGCCGCGCGTGGGTCCCGACCCCTGAACGTCATCGCCCGCGGTCCGCCCGGCACCGGCAAGACCACCGCCGTCCAGAAGGTGTTCGGCGAGTTGGGTGCCCAGACCGACGTGCGGACTGTCCGGGTCAACTGTCAGGTCGATTCGACCCGCTACTCGGTGTTCTCCCGCGTCTTCGAGGGCATCTTCGAGTACGAACCGCCCTCGTCGGGCATTTCGTTCAAGAAACTCTTTCGCCAGATTACCGAGAAACTGGTCGAGGAGGACGAGGTGCTGGTCGTCGCACTCGACGACGTGAACTACCTGTTCTACGAGGGCGAGGCCTCCGACACGCTCTACTCGCTCCTCCGCGCTCACGAGGCCCACTCCGGCGCGAAAATCGGCGTCATCGTGGTGTCCTCGGACCTGAACCTCGATGTCATCGAGGACTTGGACGGCCGGGTCCAGAGCGTCTTCCGCCCCGAGGAGGTCTACTTCCCGGTCTACGACCGCGAGGAGATAGTAGACATCCTACAGGAGCGCGTCGATAGGGGCTTCCACGAGGGCGTCATCTCGGCCGACGTGCTGGACAGAGTGGCGGAACTCACGGCCGAGAGCGGCGATTTGCGGGTCGGCATCGACCTGCTTCGACGCGCCGGCCTCAACGCCGAGATGCGCGCCAGTCGGACGGTCAACCTCGAAGATGTGGAGGAAGCCTACGAGAAGTCGAAATACGTCCACCTCAGCCACAGCCTGCAAGCCCTCTCGGACAGCGAGATAGAGCTTTTGCAGGTCATCGCCGAGAACGACGGCGAGCGCGCCGGCGACGTGTACGACGCCTTCCACGACCAGACCGGTCTGGGCTACACGCGCTACTCCGAGATTATCAACAAACTCGACCAACTCGACATCATCGACGCCACCTACACGAACGTCGAGGGTCGGGGCCGCTCGCGCCAGCTTTCGCTCCGCTACGACCCCGACGCCGTGCTGAACCGGTTGGAAGACAGTTAG
- a CDS encoding ArsR/SmtB family transcription factor — protein sequence MSLIDLLGSKSRIEILRELSREPRYVSELAEEVGVDGKSAVHHLSKMEDAGLVGHYEQGNRKYYYLAKTVELRAAPPPERTFVLQTGERRDDPTGLESATDD from the coding sequence GTGTCGCTCATCGACCTGCTGGGAAGCAAATCCAGAATCGAAATCCTCCGGGAACTCTCGCGGGAACCCCGATACGTCTCGGAACTCGCCGAGGAGGTCGGCGTGGACGGCAAATCGGCCGTGCATCACCTCTCGAAGATGGAGGACGCCGGATTGGTCGGCCACTACGAGCAGGGCAACCGGAAGTACTACTACCTCGCCAAGACCGTCGAACTCCGGGCCGCGCCACCGCCCGAGCGCACCTTCGTCCTCCAGACCGGCGAGCGCCGCGACGACCCGACCGGCCTCGAATCGGCGACCGACGACTGA
- a CDS encoding amphi-Trp domain-containing protein — protein MGDRVNLPDDRDQQRTTVTDGFFEREIHLSREATASFLRELADQVENDTNLTLSSQEWEIPFEYREPVEVEVEFAGGREAELEVEFEFTEPRGGDDLSVE, from the coding sequence ATGGGGGACCGGGTTAATTTGCCCGACGACAGAGACCAGCAACGCACCACCGTCACTGACGGCTTCTTCGAGCGCGAAATCCACCTCTCGCGCGAGGCCACGGCCTCGTTTCTCCGGGAGTTGGCCGACCAAGTAGAGAACGACACGAACCTGACGCTCTCGTCGCAGGAGTGGGAGATTCCCTTCGAGTACCGCGAACCGGTCGAGGTCGAAGTCGAGTTCGCCGGCGGGCGCGAGGCCGAACTCGAAGTGGAATTCGAGTTTACCGAACCCCGAGGAGGCGACGACCTGAGCGTGGAGTGA